The nucleotide window ATGCAGAGACAGGCTATACGCATCGGCATCGGCGGCCCGGTCGGGAGCGGAAAGACCCGCCTCGTGGAAAGGTTACTGCCGCTGGTCCAGGCCGCCGGCCTGAAGGTAGCGGTCATCACCAATGACCTTGTGACGCTGGAAGACGCGGAGCGGATTCAGAAGGGCGGCCTGATTGATCCCCGCCTTGTCGTGGGCGTGGAAACCGGCGCGTGTCCGCATACAGCGATCCGCGAGGACCCTTCTGTGAACATCGAGGCGGCCGATCGGCTTGAACGCCAAAATCCACTCGATCTCATTCTGATCGAGAGCGGTGGAGACAATCTGGCATCGTCGTTTTCCCGGGAACTCGTCGACTACTGGATCTTCGTGATCGATTGCGGGGCGGGTGACGATATTCCGCGGAAGCGCGGGCTGGGCTGCCTTCAGGCGGACCTTCTGGTTGTGAACAAGATCGACATCGCCCCTCATGTAGATGCCGATCTCGATCGTATTCGAGCGGACGTGGCGATGATCCGGCCGGAGAGGCCGAGCCTGTTCACCAATTTGAGGGATGCTGCGGGAGCAGAAGCCGTTTTCGATCATCTCCAGCGCTCCCTGCTCTTCCATGCGCCCATATGACCGACGAGGCAACAACCGACGGATGGCTGCATCTCGACTTCGCTCGCACCGGCTGCGGGCAGACCGAGATCATCGGTCGGGACCAACGTTTTCCCCTTCACGTCACGTCGCCGTTGCGCCTGGATCCGGCAGTGCCGGACATGGCGTTCGTCTATGTGCACAATCCCAGTGGCGGCGTATTCGAAGCGGATCGGCTCATCGTCGAGCTACGACTGCGCCGCCATGCGCGGGTGCATGTTTCGACGCCGTCAGCGACCAAGATTTTTGGCGCCGAGGGTGGTGTGAGTGCAAGCCAGCGAATGACGATCGATATGGAGGAGGGGGCCTATCTGGAATATGTGCCCGATCCTGTCATTCCGCTGAAAATGGCCTGCTACGAGCAATATACGCTTATGAGGATGGCGACGGGCGCGACGGCCGTGCTGAGCGAAATCGTCGCCTGCGGGCGCTTCGCGGCGGGCGAGGTATTCGCCTATTCGCGGCTGCACTTCCGCACGACTGTCGAGATAGACGGCGTGCCGACGTGCAAGGACGCGTTCGAACTTGTGCCCGACAGCATGCCGCTCGGCGGGCCGGGGCTGTTCGCCGAACACCGCTTCATCGCCACAGTGTTGGTGCTTGCCCCCGGCACGCTGCCAGCGACCCTGGACCGGAGCCTTGATGATGCGGCTCGCTCCGTTGCCGGCGTCTATGGCGCGGCGTCGATCCTGCCGAAGGGCGCCGGTGTCATTGTGCGGGCGCTGTGCCGCACGCCATCTGCCGCCCGAGAGGTCGTCGATCTCGCCTGGGGCGAAGCCCGACGGTCGCTGCTCGGCCATCCGCCCCCTCCGATCCGCAAATGAGGAAAAGCCATGAGGCAAGTAAACGCCATCATCGGACACTTCGATGATCCCGGGTTCCGCGGCCGGGCGCGTGAAGTCGTGCTGCTCGATGCCGACAATGCCATGCGTCGCCGCCAGCTTGCTCTTTCCGAGGCCGGAAGCGAGGTCGCCATCGACCTTCCTCATGGCAGCTATCTCCGTCATGGCGCTGTGCTGGCCGACGACGGCGAGACCATCCTCGTGGTCGAGCGCAAGCCACAGCCGGTGATGGCGATCCGACTGAGCGCCCTGGACACCTCATCGCTGATCACTGCTGCAGCGCGCATCGGCCATTGCTTCGGCAACCAGCATGCACCCATTGAGGTGAGCGGCGGATCGATCTTTGTCCCGGTCACAACTTCGCCAACAGTCATGGCAGCGGCGGTCGAACGCCTCGGCCTTGAAGGGGTGACGTTCAGCTTTGTCGGCGTTCCGCTCGGCCTCGATCGGCCGCTGGCGACCGGGCACGCGCACTGAGATGCCCCCCTCGCCGCAGCAACTGCTGGCCGTGATGCAGCTCTCTGATAGCGGACTGCCAATCGGTCGCTTCGCCCATTCGGGCGGCCTCGAAGCGTGGCTGCATCCCCGCGGGGATGTCTGCGAAGGCGACCTCATCCGGTGGATCGAGACGAGCCTGCGGTACGCAGCAGCCCGGACGGACGGCGTAGCAGCGGCGCATGCTCACCGGTCGGCCGAATGTGGCGATGTTGCCGGCATGCTCCGCGTGGATGCCGAGTTGGGCACCTGCAAGCTGAGCGAGACGGCCCGGCGTATGTCGACCAGTTGCGGCCGCCAGCTGGCGGTCCTCGCTCCTCAGTTGTTCGATAATGGACCCGTGGCGGAATTTTGCGCCTCCATCCGCGCCGAGCGTTCCTCCGGTCATCTTGCGGTCGTGTTCGGCGCTGTGGCTGCGGCTTCGGGATTGACGGCGGAGCAGACGGTGTTGATGGAGGTCAGGAGCGTCGTCAGCCTGCATCTCTCAGCCGCGGTCCGCCTGGGGCGTCTTACCGCATCGCGGGCGCAGGTTGTTCAGCGCCTTCTGGAGCCTGCGGTGATCGTGGCCGTACAGGATGCGCTGAGCCGCGACCTGGATGCCATGAGTTCCAGTTCCTTCGAAATCGAAATCGCGATGATGGCGGTGCGTCGGCTCGACGGACGGATGTTCGCGACATGAGACACTCAGCCCCTGCGCAGCATCTCGATGACCGGAACTGCTTTTCCGGCGAGTATGTTCTCCGCGACGCTCGCCGCGGTGACGCGGCCTTCCATGGCGGCGCGCCGGATCGCCTGATGGCACGCTTCAAGTGTGCCGAAGCCCGAGGCGGAAAGAGCTTCGGCGGCGCGATCGATCAACCGCCGCGAGCGCAACGTTTCCTCGATCTTGTCGGTCTTCGCCTTCTGTCGCTGGCTGAAACGATGAAGCGAGCGGGTCAGCAGCAGTGTCGACAGGATACCGAAAGCTCGGATCGGCTTGGTGACGATTCCGTGGGCGTTCGAGTCCAGAAGGCTGCGCACGACGACCGGACTTTCGTATTGGAGGATCGCGATCAGCGCGACATCCGGCCAGTCGGGGAGCTGCTCTCCCGTCTCGGAGAGAAGGCAAAGCGCGATGTCGGTTTCGCGTGTCGGATGCGTCGGGATCGGCCAGTCGGCATAGACCGTGCAGCCTATGCGCCGGATGTGAAGCATCAACTCTTCGCGGTCGCCATCGGCCGGATGGAAGACCGCAACCCGAAGCGACCGCAATTCCCGGATCATGATTTGAGAGAAGCTCATCGGTGCGGCTCATTCACACCGTTCGGGCGCTTCATAATAGACAAGGTAGGGGTCGGGCTTGACCGGTTCTGGCGCCTCCTCGACGATCCTAAAATCGGCACGACCGGTCGTGACCGCGATACGCGGCCGGATATAGGTGTGGCTGTTGTCCGGATCGACGGTGATCAGTCCTTCGGGGGCCAGATAGTGCTGCCCCAGCACCGCCGCCCGCACCCGTTCCGGATCCGTCGTGCCTGCATCGGCAAGCGCCTTCGCGAACAGATGGACGGTCGAATAGGCCGCCTCGGCCGGGCCGTCGGCCGGCCGCGCGCTGCCGTACCGCGCGCGGTAGCGCTCCACGAAGCGGAGATTCTCGGCGGTCTTCAGCGATTCGAAATAGGGCGCGCAGACCAGGTGACCGGCTCCCACCGGCGTGCGCATGGCGCGCAGATGCACCTCGCTGGTGGTCAGCGCCGCGATCGGCATACGGCGCGCGTCGAGGCCGGCTTCATTATGCGAGTCGTACAGATGGGACGTCCCCGGCCCGATCACGGTCGAGAAGATGACGTCGGCATCCGCCTCGGCCGCGCACGCTACCGCCTCGGCATAGGTCTCGTATCCCGCGCTCAGGGGAACGTAGTGCTCGCCGAGGATGGTGCCGCCCACATCCTCGACGATGTCGCGTATCACGCGGTTGGATTCCCGCGGGAAAAGATAGTCCGAGCCGATGAGAAAGAACCTCTTCCCGACATGGCGGAAGAGGTAGTTGGCCAAAGGAAGGTGCGTCTGGTTGATGGTTGGGCCCGTGTAGATGATGTTGGGCGAATATTCAAAACCTTCATAAACTACCGAGTACCACAGCAGGCCGCCTCGGCGCTCGATCCATGGGAGGACCGCCTTTCGGCTGAACGAGGACGAGCAGCCGAAGATGTTGGCCGCCCCTTCCTCCAGTATCAGGTTGGCGGCGAGCCGTGCATAGGCCGTGGGATCGGACGCCGGGTCCTTGATGATCGGCTGGATCGCCCGCCCCCCCACGCCGCCTGCGTCGTTGATCTCGTCTATCGCCAGCAGCGTTCCCTGCAACTGCGAAATTTCCGACATCGACGTCACACCGGAATGAGAAAAAAGTACGCCTACCGGCCAGCCTTCCAATTCGACCTCCATCAGCCCGCTTCGGCCCTGCCTTCAGCCGCCAAGCGACCCTCCCCGCCATATAGCCCAATCCTTCCGAAACACAAAAAGAAAGTTAAATAAAATGGCCGCTTCAGAAAATACTCTAAATATAGGACTGGATTGGGAAGTCGATCTTATTGATCCTCCATGTTCATTTGGAGGCTGGAATACTGGGCGCGTCGTCCAAAACATATTCGAAAGCTTGATTGAGGATGATCTCGAAGGTGAGATCGGTGCCACCACGGCACTCATACCTGCACTCGCCGAGCGGGTAACGGTCTCGCCGGACGGCCTCACCTATCGTTTCGATTTGCGGCAAGGCGTCCGCTTCCACGATGGAGCCGCCTTCGATGCCGAGGCGGTGCGCCTGAACTTCGCCAGGATGCGGGACACTCTCAGTCCGGTCTATTCGCCGATCGCCGCCAATTACAACCGGATCGGCATCGAGTGGATCGACGCGATCAAACTGGTCGACCCCTTCACCGTGGACATCGAGCTCGGCAGGCCGTTCCCGGACTTTCTCCGCTACATGACCCAGGAGGATGCGCCCGGGGCGCAGGTGTTCGTCAGCCCTGCGGCGCTGGAGGCGTTCGGGCCGGACCTGTCGGACCGCGCGCCGGGAACCGGGCCATTCATCTTCGAAGAGCGCTTTCAGACATCTCGCGGCAGCGGAGTCACGCTGCGCCGAAACGATGCTTATTGGGGCGAGGCGGCAAAGCTGGAAAAGCTGCGCTTCCTTCCGTTTCCCGATGCGACCGAGCGCCTGACCGCCCTGCTCGACGGCACGGTCGACCTCGCCTATGGCCTCGACGGAGCCGATCTGGAGGACCTGCAGCAGCGCGGCTTCGTCGTGCATTCGGGCAGCGTTCCCTATGTCTGGTACCTGATCTTCAACATGAGCGATCCGGTGCTGGCGGACCGGCGCGTGCGTCAAGCCATCGCCCATGCCTTCGATCGGGAAGCGCTGAGCGACGAGGTGTTCAGAGGACAGACCCGTACGGCGAAGGGAATTCTACCTCCTGCGTCTCCGGCCTATGATCCAGAGTACGTCGATCCGTACCCCTACGACCTCGACCAGGCACGAAGGCTCCTCGCACAGGCGGCTCCACCCCCGGATTGGGTCCTGCGAGTCATGTTTGCGACGGCGGGCTCGGCCCAGCTCCAGCCCACTGCAATCATTGGTCGATTGGCCTCAGACCTCGCCAAGGTCGGCATAAATCTAGAGCTGTGTCCGCATGAGGACTGGGTTGAGTACTGCAAGCACTGGCAAAACGGTATGCCCGCCGGGGTAGGGGTATCCGAGATGAGTTGGGGTATGTCCTGCGACGTCTGGCTTGATCAGGTTCTACATTCGCGGAACGTCTCCCCTCATGGGGTCAATGCAGGATACTGCCGTATATACGAGCTTGATTCACTGCTAGAGGCTGCCCGTCATGAGCGCGAAGATGCCGAACGGACGCGGCTTTACCGGTGCGCGAATGACGTCGTCATGCGTGAATTGCCAGTGCTGCCGGTGCTTACCGTCAACAGCGGAACGGTGGTCCACAGCCCTCGAGTGGCCGGCTTTCGTTATGCCAGACAAAATTGGCATTCATTCCGTAATGTAAGCCTTTCTGGCGCCGTCCGCGGGCCACTCGGCTGAGTGGCCTTGGCAGCGGCCAGGGGTGTGAATCGGCGTGGAATAAGGGCTCTGACTCACTTTTGATGTAGTTGAGCGTCTGGGCGGCATTGGTTCACGTGGAGAATCAATGCCATGGGTCAGCATTTGCGGGTCTCAGGGTTGGTGCCAGGCGGTTTTACTGACGTTGCCCCTCTTAGATAATCCAGCTTGAAGTTCGTTCTGGCCCCGTGAGGGGAGCAGAACATGAGGCGCAGCCTCATCCCGGAAGAGCAGATCATCGGCGTCCTTAAGGAGCACGAGGCGTGGGTGCCGGTCTCTGACCTGTGCCGTAAGCACGGGGGCAGCGATGCCAGCATCTACAGGTGGAAGGCCCGTTTCGGCGGGATGGACGTATCGAAGGCCAAAACGGCTTCGGGCGCTCCAGAACGAGAACGCTAAGCTGAAGCGCATGCTCGCCGACGCCGCGCTGGACAACGTCGCGCTGAAGAATCTCCTGGGAAAGAAGTCGTAACGTCCGCTGCCGAGCGCTGGGCTGTCCCCCACCTCATGGAAGCCATGGGATGAGCGAACGGCGGGCGTGTAAAGCCGCAAAAAAACCAATGGACGTTTCACGAATGTCCACGGCCTGACGGGAACTCCCTCGATAGCGCCGCCGCGATGTCCGGCACCACCTGCGCCAACACGGCCCTGCCCTTGTCGGCCGAGGCGGACTTGGCCGACGACAGAACGCCGGTGGGCGGGATGGGGCGGGTGTCGAACGGATAGACGTCATAGGGCGGGAAGTCCGCCGCCGGATCATCGGGAATGCGGTCCTGCCGCACCAGATCGGGGCGGATGTGGAGCATGAGCGAGGTCTCCATTACCGCCGCATGCTCCAGTTCCCAGCTCGGGAAGCCGTTGGGAAAGAGTAGGGCCTCGGTCGCCTTGGTGATGAAGTCCCAGTAGCCGAGCTTGATGATCTTCACTTCCGTGCGCCCCAGCATGGCCTGATCGCGCAGGGCGAGATCGGCGGCCTCGACGAGGAACCAGGCATTCTCCATGTGCCCGTCGAACAGCACGATGTTGCGCGCGCCGTGGCGGACCAGTTCATTGATGATGTTGCGGACCAGAGCGATGAACACGTTGGCGTCAAGGCTCAGCGTGCCGGGGAAATGGTTCCCGCCGCCGGATTTCGGCTGCGACTTATAGCCATAGGCCACCGGCGGGGCGACCATGCCGCCGACCTCGGCCGCCACAGCTTCCGCCAGCGCGGACGGAAGGATCACGTCGGTCAGGAGCGGCAGATGGGGCCCGTGCTGCTCCACCGAGCCCGTCGGCACGAAAACAATGGGGTTGTCTTTGACCCGATCGGCGAATTCATACCAGGTCATGTCCGCGATACGGGTCGAGAGGCCGGTCATGTAGGGCTCCGCTCAGGGGTAGGCCAGCGACATCGCGCTGGTACCGAAAGGACAACGTCGTCACGACGGCAGGAAGAAGCCCACATCCTGCGACCATCGGGCGGTGATGGTCTGGCCGGGGCTGAGGGGGGCGTTCTCGATCTGGCTGAGCGACTGCTGGATACGCAGTTCCGCGCCGCCGGCGGTCTCCAGGAACACCGTGACACTGGAGCCGACGAAGTCGAGCGTCACCACCCGTCCTTCAACTTCGTTGTCCGCTCCCATCGGCGCCGGCGCGAGTTCGATACGGTCGGCCGCGACGACCAGCGTCACCGCGTCGCCGTCCTGAAGGGTGAACTC belongs to Ancylobacter pratisalsi and includes:
- the ureG gene encoding urease accessory protein UreG encodes the protein MQRQAIRIGIGGPVGSGKTRLVERLLPLVQAAGLKVAVITNDLVTLEDAERIQKGGLIDPRLVVGVETGACPHTAIREDPSVNIEAADRLERQNPLDLILIESGGDNLASSFSRELVDYWIFVIDCGAGDDIPRKRGLGCLQADLLVVNKIDIAPHVDADLDRIRADVAMIRPERPSLFTNLRDAAGAEAVFDHLQRSLLFHAPI
- a CDS encoding urease accessory protein UreD, giving the protein MTDEATTDGWLHLDFARTGCGQTEIIGRDQRFPLHVTSPLRLDPAVPDMAFVYVHNPSGGVFEADRLIVELRLRRHARVHVSTPSATKIFGAEGGVSASQRMTIDMEEGAYLEYVPDPVIPLKMACYEQYTLMRMATGATAVLSEIVACGRFAAGEVFAYSRLHFRTTVEIDGVPTCKDAFELVPDSMPLGGPGLFAEHRFIATVLVLAPGTLPATLDRSLDDAARSVAGVYGAASILPKGAGVIVRALCRTPSAAREVVDLAWGEARRSLLGHPPPPIRK
- a CDS encoding urease accessory protein UreE, encoding MRQVNAIIGHFDDPGFRGRAREVVLLDADNAMRRRQLALSEAGSEVAIDLPHGSYLRHGAVLADDGETILVVERKPQPVMAIRLSALDTSSLITAAARIGHCFGNQHAPIEVSGGSIFVPVTTSPTVMAAAVERLGLEGVTFSFVGVPLGLDRPLATGHAH
- a CDS encoding urease accessory protein UreF; this encodes MSAFRSASIGRWRPGTRTEMPPSPQQLLAVMQLSDSGLPIGRFAHSGGLEAWLHPRGDVCEGDLIRWIETSLRYAAARTDGVAAAHAHRSAECGDVAGMLRVDAELGTCKLSETARRMSTSCGRQLAVLAPQLFDNGPVAEFCASIRAERSSGHLAVVFGAVAAASGLTAEQTVLMEVRSVVSLHLSAAVRLGRLTASRAQVVQRLLEPAVIVAVQDALSRDLDAMSSSSFEIEIAMMAVRRLDGRMFAT
- a CDS encoding ANTAR domain-containing response regulator; translation: MSFSQIMIRELRSLRVAVFHPADGDREELMLHIRRIGCTVYADWPIPTHPTRETDIALCLLSETGEQLPDWPDVALIAILQYESPVVVRSLLDSNAHGIVTKPIRAFGILSTLLLTRSLHRFSQRQKAKTDKIEETLRSRRLIDRAAEALSASGFGTLEACHQAIRRAAMEGRVTAASVAENILAGKAVPVIEMLRRG
- a CDS encoding transporter substrate-binding domain-containing protein: MSEISQLQGTLLAIDEINDAGGVGGRAIQPIIKDPASDPTAYARLAANLILEEGAANIFGCSSSFSRKAVLPWIERRGGLLWYSVVYEGFEYSPNIIYTGPTINQTHLPLANYLFRHVGKRFFLIGSDYLFPRESNRVIRDIVEDVGGTILGEHYVPLSAGYETYAEAVACAAEADADVIFSTVIGPGTSHLYDSHNEAGLDARRMPIAALTTSEVHLRAMRTPVGAGHLVCAPYFESLKTAENLRFVERYRARYGSARPADGPAEAAYSTVHLFAKALADAGTTDPERVRAAVLGQHYLAPEGLITVDPDNSHTYIRPRIAVTTGRADFRIVEEAPEPVKPDPYLVYYEAPERCE
- a CDS encoding ABC transporter substrate-binding protein — protein: MAASENTLNIGLDWEVDLIDPPCSFGGWNTGRVVQNIFESLIEDDLEGEIGATTALIPALAERVTVSPDGLTYRFDLRQGVRFHDGAAFDAEAVRLNFARMRDTLSPVYSPIAANYNRIGIEWIDAIKLVDPFTVDIELGRPFPDFLRYMTQEDAPGAQVFVSPAALEAFGPDLSDRAPGTGPFIFEERFQTSRGSGVTLRRNDAYWGEAAKLEKLRFLPFPDATERLTALLDGTVDLAYGLDGADLEDLQQRGFVVHSGSVPYVWYLIFNMSDPVLADRRVRQAIAHAFDREALSDEVFRGQTRTAKGILPPASPAYDPEYVDPYPYDLDQARRLLAQAAPPPDWVLRVMFATAGSAQLQPTAIIGRLASDLAKVGINLELCPHEDWVEYCKHWQNGMPAGVGVSEMSWGMSCDVWLDQVLHSRNVSPHGVNAGYCRIYELDSLLEAARHEREDAERTRLYRCANDVVMRELPVLPVLTVNSGTVVHSPRVAGFRYARQNWHSFRNVSLSGAVRGPLG
- a CDS encoding creatininase, encoding MTGLSTRIADMTWYEFADRVKDNPIVFVPTGSVEQHGPHLPLLTDVILPSALAEAVAAEVGGMVAPPVAYGYKSQPKSGGGNHFPGTLSLDANVFIALVRNIINELVRHGARNIVLFDGHMENAWFLVEAADLALRDQAMLGRTEVKIIKLGYWDFITKATEALLFPNGFPSWELEHAAVMETSLMLHIRPDLVRQDRIPDDPAADFPPYDVYPFDTRPIPPTGVLSSAKSASADKGRAVLAQVVPDIAAALSREFPSGRGHS